Genomic DNA from Candidatus Desulfatibia profunda:
CTAAAGTGCCTAAAGTTAAGGTGTCGCTTTCAGCCGTCGTAGCCATTCAGCCGTCGTAGCTAAAGCTACTATGGCGAAGTCGGCAGCTACTATGGCGAAGTCGGCTCGCTCCATCTATTCATATAAAATTGACAGAATACCTTAACTTTAGCTCACTTTAGCTCACTTCAAACTTAAGGCACTCTTTAAAAGCTTTGGCAAGGCCCTTTGTATCTGACTCCCGCAGTGCGGGACAGGCGCGGCCCACAGGACCAAATTTTAATGTAGGATAAATATTGATTGAAATCAAGTAACCGTTTCAAGATTTCACAACCGGTATGCGTTCATCCCGGCAAATCATAAGGCTGAGATAATTTCGGTAATCCCGGCAAAAGCCTTTGCCACCGGGGAATCGTTATATTTTTTCTGAAATGAGGTGCCGGAGTCACCGCACGAAACGACATTGACGTCAAAGGGAATTTTTCCCAGAAACTGTATTCCGGCCGCTTTGGCTGTCTTTTCCCCTCCTCCGGAACCGAACAGATCAATCATCTCATGGCAGTGCGGGCAGCTGAACCCGCTCATGTTTTCAATCAGGCCTAAAATTTCTATTTTTAAGACCTTGCAGAAACTGATCGATTTTCTGACATCTGCCAATGAAACCTCCTGAGGTGTTGTGACGATAATTGCTTTGGCATCGGGAATTGTCTGCGCAACGGTTAAAGGTTCATCTCCGGTTCCGGGAGGAGAATCGATAATCAAATAATCAAGCTCACCCCATTCCACTTCTCCGATAAACTGCCGAATTGCAGAATTTTTGAGCGGCCCTCGCCAAATAATGGCATCATCCTTACTTGCGCTGAGCGATTCAATGGAAACCGCTTTCAAGTTTTTCGAGTAGTTCATGGGACTCAGTTTTTGGTTTTTGCTCAGACCAAGCATCCCTGTAAGCCCGAGCATCCTCGGCACATCAGGACCATGCAGATCGACATCCATAATCCCCACGTTAAAGCCCTTGTCGGCCAGGGCAATGGCAAGATTGACCGATACGCTGGTTTTACCTACCCCGCCTTTGCCGCTTAAAACAATGAGCTTGTTTTTAATTTTCTGCAAAGATTCTTTAACGGAAAGGTCATGATCTTTTTGGGTCTTGCACTGTTTTTTAGCAGCACTGATACTTTCATGAATTTGAGTCATTCTATTTTTCTCCTCCAGTCGGCATGTGGTTAAAACATACTCTCAAGAGCAGCAAGCTAAGGTTTGGCATCGCGCTTGTCAAGGGTTTTCTCTGTATTTGGGGTTAATGGAACTTAT
This window encodes:
- a CDS encoding Mrp/NBP35 family ATP-binding protein, which produces MTQIHESISAAKKQCKTQKDHDLSVKESLQKIKNKLIVLSGKGGVGKTSVSVNLAIALADKGFNVGIMDVDLHGPDVPRMLGLTGMLGLSKNQKLSPMNYSKNLKAVSIESLSASKDDAIIWRGPLKNSAIRQFIGEVEWGELDYLIIDSPPGTGDEPLTVAQTIPDAKAIIVTTPQEVSLADVRKSISFCKVLKIEILGLIENMSGFSCPHCHEMIDLFGSGGGEKTAKAAGIQFLGKIPFDVNVVSCGDSGTSFQKKYNDSPVAKAFAGITEIISAL